The DNA window ATTTAAAAAAGTTTTCAAAAAATTTAATAACTAAAAAAAAGACAACCCCATAAATCTCAAATCACCAACAATAAAACCACTCAATTTAAAAATAAATTAAACAACAATAAAAATACCCAAATCAACAACCTAACCAAAAAACCACAATAAAAATGTCAGATAAAAATAAATTAAGAATCGAACTTAATAATCGAAAAATTAAATTAAATTTTAACAAAACAAATTTATTAGATCTTTTCTCACAACCACTAAATGCGATTAACATATTTTTAACACTTAACTCAATCAAACCAGTTTCAAGATTAGAACTCTCAGAAGAAGAAATTAATAAACTTAAATCATTTTGCATCCAAGAAAATTTACACTTTTGCAAATCAGAATTTAGTTTTCAAAATCCAAAAAAGTTTTTTGTCTATTTTTCAAAAGATAAAGAAAAAACACTCCAAGCAAAAGAAATAGAATCAAATCAAAATGACCAAAAATTTGGACAATTACTAGGCTACCCCTCCTGTTGTACTAAATTTTACACAGAAAATTATGAATTAGCATCAAGAATTTTTAATCGAGACCATTCATTAATAACCATTAAAAATTCACAAAACACAACAAATATTCCATTTCAGTTAAATTACTTCTTACGTTTTTTTGGAATATTATTAATAGATTTTTATCCTTGTTCATTCCAATGCAAAGAAGCAATGAATCTTTCAAAAAAATATTTTGAGCTCATTCAAAAGTCAAATCCCGAATTTGCAAATTTTATCAAAGAAAAACTCTCAACATTTATTTATTATGATAATCAAACAGGAGTGCATATTTTTGAAAAAAAAATCTCAAAATTAACAAAACACGAATTTAATAAATTCACATATGAAAACGTTCTTTTAACATCTCAAAACAAAGATTATGAAATATTTTCAAAAGGAAACACAATTCAAATATCAAAAAATACTTGTAACAAATTAACATTATTTATTTTAAAT is part of the Candidatus Woesearchaeota archaeon genome and encodes:
- a CDS encoding DUF483 domain-containing protein, with translation MSDKNKLRIELNNRKIKLNFNKTNLLDLFSQPLNAINIFLTLNSIKPVSRLELSEEEINKLKSFCIQENLHFCKSEFSFQNPKKFFVYFSKDKEKTLQAKEIESNQNDQKFGQLLGYPSCCTKFYTENYELASRIFNRDHSLITIKNSQNTTNIPFQLNYFLRFFGILLIDFYPCSFQCKEAMNLSKKYFELIQKSNPEFANFIKEKLSTFIYYDNQTGVHIFEKKISKLTKHEFNKFTYENVLLTSQNKDYEIFSKGNTIQISKNTCNKLTLFILNDFKPIGQKDFFGFLNFN